A genomic segment from Luteibacter aegosomatis encodes:
- the trbL gene encoding P-type conjugative transfer protein TrbL, whose product MNDVTIIDRFLDTFSRYIDSGFGLLQGEVAFLTATLIVIDMTIAGLYWAMSHATGQGEDVMAKLLRKVLYVGAFAYIIGNFNWLAGIVFRSFAGLGLTATGSAITMENFLQPGRLAKTGIDAGAPILEQIGDMAGFPEVFTNIDPIVVMFLAWLVVILCFFVLAVQLFITLIEFKLTTLAGFVLVPFALWNKTSFLAEKVLGNVVSSGVKVLVLAVIVGIGSGLFAEFQTVPDEPSIDHALVVMLASLSLLALGIYGPGIATGLVSGAPQLGAGAMAGAAVGAVGTGVAIGAAATGVGGAVMAGARMAPAAAKLAGSGARAATSAASGARSAFQAGSAAAGGGAKGAAAGLGNIAKTGAQAAGQKAAAGARSLKDRTTAAFRADGAAPASGSGGAAQGNTDEGNAPAAAQPAWAKRLHRRQQMTHAATTTAHTLRGGDGGGSGQGPSLRDSDS is encoded by the coding sequence ATGAACGACGTGACCATCATCGACCGCTTCTTGGACACGTTCTCGCGCTACATCGACTCGGGCTTTGGACTGTTGCAAGGCGAAGTGGCGTTCTTGACTGCCACGCTCATCGTCATCGACATGACCATCGCCGGCCTGTATTGGGCCATGAGCCACGCGACCGGCCAGGGCGAGGACGTGATGGCCAAGCTGCTGCGCAAGGTGCTCTACGTCGGCGCCTTCGCCTACATCATAGGCAACTTCAACTGGCTGGCCGGCATCGTGTTCCGCTCGTTCGCCGGCCTGGGCCTGACGGCCACCGGCTCGGCCATCACGATGGAGAACTTCCTGCAACCGGGGCGGCTGGCGAAGACCGGCATCGACGCGGGTGCGCCGATTCTGGAGCAGATCGGCGACATGGCCGGGTTCCCCGAGGTGTTCACGAACATCGACCCCATCGTGGTGATGTTCCTGGCGTGGCTGGTCGTCATCCTCTGCTTCTTCGTGCTGGCGGTGCAGCTTTTCATCACGCTGATCGAGTTCAAGCTGACCACGCTCGCCGGCTTCGTGCTGGTGCCGTTCGCGCTCTGGAACAAGACCAGCTTCCTGGCGGAAAAGGTGCTCGGCAACGTGGTGTCGTCTGGCGTCAAGGTACTGGTGTTGGCCGTCATCGTCGGCATCGGTTCGGGCCTGTTCGCCGAGTTCCAGACCGTGCCGGATGAACCGTCCATCGACCATGCCCTGGTCGTGATGCTGGCTTCGCTCTCCTTGCTCGCACTCGGGATCTACGGGCCGGGCATCGCCACGGGCCTGGTGTCCGGTGCGCCGCAGCTTGGCGCGGGCGCGATGGCCGGTGCCGCTGTCGGCGCTGTTGGTACGGGCGTCGCCATTGGCGCCGCCGCAACTGGCGTGGGCGGTGCGGTCATGGCCGGGGCGCGCATGGCGCCGGCGGCCGCCAAGCTGGCCGGCAGCGGCGCCCGCGCTGCGACATCGGCGGCCAGCGGTGCCCGCTCGGCGTTCCAGGCCGGCTCCGCCGCTGCCGGCGGCGGGGCCAAGGGCGCGGCGGCTGGTCTTGGCAACATCGCCAAGACCGGCGCACAGGCGGCTGGTCAGAAGGCCGCCGCCGGGGCGCGCTCACTCAAAGACCGCACAACAGCCGCTTTCCGCGCCGACGGCGCGGCCCCGGCCTCGGGCAGCGGTGGCGCTGCGCAAGGGAATACAGACGAAGGCAATGCCCCGGCCGCTGCCCAACCGGCCTGGGCCAAGCGCCTGCACCGCCGCCAGCAGATGACCCACGCCGCGACCACCACCGCCCACACGCTGCGCGGTGGCGAT